From a region of the Butyrivibrio sp. AE3004 genome:
- a CDS encoding Uma2 family endonuclease, with translation MPLPKEIKEYYTEEDYYALPEGERVELINGVFYDMASPSQLHQEISGHLFRIIGNYIEEKGGKCKVFHAPFDVKLDEKRDTIVQPDISVICDRDKLDGKRCNGAPDWIIEIVSPSSATHDYVRKYNLYKNAKVKEYWQVNPDSKSVVVHRLVNGEYEFEEYSITDTVKPVIYDDLEIDFKDIMDKINS, from the coding sequence ATGCCATTACCCAAAGAGATAAAGGAATACTATACTGAAGAAGATTACTATGCCCTACCGGAAGGCGAAAGGGTTGAATTGATTAATGGAGTGTTCTATGATATGGCATCTCCCAGTCAGTTGCATCAGGAAATATCCGGACATCTTTTTAGAATTATAGGAAACTATATTGAAGAAAAAGGTGGGAAATGTAAAGTTTTTCATGCGCCTTTTGATGTAAAGCTTGATGAAAAGAGAGATACAATAGTTCAACCGGATATTAGCGTAATCTGTGACAGGGATAAGCTTGATGGGAAAAGATGCAACGGAGCTCCGGACTGGATAATTGAAATTGTGTCGCCGAGTAGTGCAACTCATGATTATGTTAGAAAATATAATTTATACAAAAACGCAAAAGTAAAGGAATATTGGCAGGTTAATCCGGATAGCAAAAGTGTAGTTGTCCATAGACTTGTGAATGGCGAATATGAATTTGAGGAATATTCAATAACAGATACCGTTAAGCCCGTAATATACGATGACTTGGAAATAGATTTCAAGGATATAATGGACAAGATTAATAGCTGA